Proteins encoded within one genomic window of Leptolyngbya sp. FACHB-261:
- the fabI gene encoding enoyl-ACP reductase FabI codes for MLDLTGKNALVTGIANNRSIAWGIAQSLHKAGANLAITYLPDERDRYRAKVAELVEPLAPDLLLPCNVQNDAQIEEMVAAIQEKWGRLDILIHCLAFVNKEDLTCNFSDISRAGFNQALDISAYSLVQLCGATKHLMTQGGSVVTLSYLGGVRVIPGYNLAGTAKAALECNTRYLAAELGPQNIRVNAISAGPIRTLASSAIGGILDMIHHVEEVAPLRRSVTPLEVGNTAAFLCSDLSSGITGQIIYVDGGYEIMGA; via the coding sequence ATGCTTGACCTGACCGGAAAAAATGCGCTGGTCACTGGCATTGCCAACAATCGTTCTATTGCCTGGGGTATTGCCCAGTCCTTGCACAAGGCTGGAGCCAACCTCGCTATCACCTACCTGCCCGATGAGCGAGATCGCTATCGCGCTAAGGTTGCCGAGTTGGTCGAGCCACTAGCCCCAGATTTGCTTCTGCCTTGCAATGTCCAGAATGATGCGCAGATCGAGGAGATGGTCGCTGCTATTCAGGAAAAGTGGGGTCGCCTGGATATCTTGATCCATTGCCTTGCTTTCGTGAATAAAGAAGACCTCACTTGCAATTTCAGCGACATCTCCCGCGCTGGCTTTAATCAAGCCCTTGATATCAGCGCCTACTCACTGGTCCAACTGTGCGGAGCTACAAAGCACCTGATGACTCAAGGAGGCAGCGTAGTAACGCTCAGCTACCTCGGCGGGGTACGGGTGATCCCAGGCTATAACCTAGCTGGCACTGCTAAAGCCGCTCTTGAGTGCAACACTCGCTATCTAGCTGCCGAGCTGGGCCCCCAAAACATTCGCGTGAATGCCATCTCTGCCGGTCCGATTCGAACACTGGCATCCTCAGCAATTGGCGGCATCCTGGACATGATCCACCATGTTGAAGAAGTAGCGCCTCTCCGCCGTTCGGTTACCCCCTTGGAAGTGGGCAATACGGCTGCCTTCTTGTGTAGTGACTTGTCGAGTGGCATCACCGGCCAAATCATCTATGTAGACGGTGGCTACGAGATCATGGGAGCTTAA
- a CDS encoding O-antigen ligase, with amino-acid sequence MKKILRLAEQSFTVLSLLLYSGGPLTVLLSGGVSEGDGRAVPTEYPLIQLLFLVVYAITLFLLSKRWKDVFTVVSKNRLIGLFLGLVLVSVLWSYEPMMTIRRSIALAGTTLFGIYLATRYSLKQQIQLLGWMFGLAILLSLIFALALPKYGIMGGVHTGTWRGIYLHKNALGKVMVPSAAIFLLLALDNPKKQLLFWGCFSSSIILLLLSTSKTALVSFVFLLSALCLYRFWQKHYDVIFPALLAITATICISFSPPLLPQVNALFNVTEAPPSQTVTLPSSSSETVTTSPKSTDKGKTLHARSQLWSLALEMISKRPWLGYGYGAFWLGNDGPSAYIWKITDWMPPNSHNGWLDLWLDLGIFGIVIYLIGLWKTLAKALAQVRLSRTAEYLWPIAYLTFLMLVNLTESTLVVQNNLLWVLYVAVALSTLTPSEPIVSKS; translated from the coding sequence ATGAAAAAAATTCTAAGACTTGCCGAACAGAGTTTTACAGTTCTGTCCCTGCTTCTCTATTCAGGAGGTCCCCTCACTGTACTCCTGTCAGGCGGCGTAAGCGAGGGAGATGGAAGGGCCGTACCAACCGAATATCCCTTGATTCAACTTCTTTTTTTAGTTGTTTATGCAATCACCCTCTTCTTACTCTCTAAACGGTGGAAAGACGTATTTACTGTAGTTTCTAAAAATAGGCTTATTGGGCTTTTTCTAGGGCTCGTCCTAGTCTCAGTTCTTTGGTCTTATGAACCAATGATGACCATACGTCGTAGCATAGCTCTAGCTGGAACCACTCTATTTGGAATTTATTTAGCCACACGCTACAGCTTGAAACAGCAGATACAGTTACTAGGCTGGATGTTTGGGCTAGCAATATTGCTGAGCCTAATATTTGCTCTGGCTCTGCCAAAATACGGAATTATGGGCGGAGTTCATACAGGGACTTGGCGAGGCATTTATTTACATAAAAATGCACTTGGCAAAGTTATGGTGCCAAGTGCGGCTATCTTTCTACTGCTTGCTCTTGACAATCCTAAAAAACAGCTTCTCTTTTGGGGTTGTTTTAGTTCTTCAATTATTCTTTTGCTGCTTTCAACCTCCAAAACTGCTTTGGTTAGCTTTGTATTTCTCTTAAGTGCACTTTGCTTATATCGGTTTTGGCAGAAGCACTATGACGTTATTTTTCCTGCACTACTAGCGATAACAGCAACGATTTGTATCAGCTTTTCTCCCCCGTTATTACCTCAGGTCAATGCTCTATTCAATGTGACAGAAGCTCCCCCTAGCCAAACAGTGACTCTGCCAAGCTCCTCCTCTGAGACCGTAACTACTTCCCCTAAATCTACTGACAAAGGCAAAACACTTCATGCTCGCAGCCAACTGTGGTCACTTGCGCTGGAAATGATCAGCAAGCGCCCTTGGTTGGGCTATGGATATGGAGCGTTTTGGTTGGGTAACGACGGTCCATCTGCCTACATTTGGAAGATTACCGACTGGATGCCCCCTAACTCACACAATGGCTGGCTAGATCTTTGGCTTGATCTAGGCATTTTCGGAATAGTGATCTACCTCATTGGTTTGTGGAAAACTTTAGCAAAGGCCTTAGCTCAGGTCCGTTTGAGTAGAACAGCAGAATACCTCTGGCCAATCGCGTACTTAACTTTTCTCATGCTTGTCAATTTGACTGAGAGCACATTAGTCGTTCAAAACAATCTTCTCTGGGTGCTCTATGTGGCAGTCGCTTTATCCACACTTACACCATCTGAACCAATAGTCTCTAAAAGCTGA
- the dps gene encoding DNA starvation/stationary phase protection protein Dps, with protein sequence MAVSQTKTAKTAQYQSRINIPAEKRTQLIGMLNQHLADTLDLYTQVKQAHWNVKGMNFYQLHLLFDELATEVLGFVDLLAERATTLGGIAQGTARMAAEASALPEYPLGAVEGREHVEALVERYGQYSSRIRTAIDDSDSLGDKDTADLYTEISRAVDMRLWFLEAHLQSSATLD encoded by the coding sequence ATGGCAGTCAGTCAGACCAAGACGGCAAAGACCGCACAGTATCAGAGCCGCATCAACATCCCTGCTGAGAAGCGCACGCAGCTAATCGGCATGTTGAACCAGCACCTGGCCGACACGCTCGACCTTTACACCCAAGTGAAGCAAGCTCACTGGAACGTCAAGGGCATGAACTTCTACCAGCTGCATCTGCTGTTTGATGAGCTAGCGACGGAAGTGCTGGGCTTCGTGGATTTATTGGCTGAACGAGCGACAACGCTCGGTGGCATTGCCCAAGGAACGGCGCGCATGGCCGCAGAGGCCTCTGCCTTACCGGAGTATCCCCTGGGAGCTGTTGAAGGCAGAGAGCACGTCGAAGCCCTCGTCGAGCGCTACGGCCAGTACAGCAGCCGCATCCGTACGGCTATTGACGACTCTGATTCTCTAGGAGACAAGGACACCGCTGATCTCTACACCGAGATCTCGCGCGCCGTTGATATGCGCCTGTGGTTCTTAGAAGCCCACCTGCAATCGTCTGCAACCCTGGACTAG
- a CDS encoding glycosyltransferase family 39 protein — translation MDSKSVEKVSHRGWLLFLVIAILAMGIFFRFSNLDRKIYWHDEAYTSLRISGYTTAEFFEQVYTGSSIGIEKLQKYQNPSSDKDIIDTVKSLAIEDAQHPPFYYIILRLWIGWFGSSVTIIRSLSAVISLLAFPCVYWLCLELFGSSLSGWIAIILLAVSPFQIVYAQEAREYSLWAVTILVASLVFLKAVRLKTKSYWSIYAATVAMSLYTFLFSFFFLIGHGAYIIAIEKLRFNRTVRAYLLASFVGFLAFVPWFLVVIKGTSQISRTTSWMGSQETPPLNSIKVLAQNISLTFFDLYLGQHFKLDGSGLDLLLLPLLILIGYSFYFLYNKGPRSAWLFVVLLTWIIPLALILPDLLLGGRRSAWPRFIFPCSLGILLAVTYLFTIQISSIYAASSWRRRIWQIAITLLISGEVLSCAVHVQAQDWWNKYGGQLILETAYVVNQSSQPLLISDSSDGNTMGSLLSLSHLLEPKVKVQLIVEPSVPIISSNFSNIFLYQASEATKQKLKNDYEITPLIEPVYESGALYQLNRKNEASKPAASS, via the coding sequence GTGGATAGCAAATCTGTGGAGAAGGTCTCTCATCGTGGCTGGTTACTATTTTTAGTCATTGCTATCTTGGCAATGGGAATATTTTTTCGGTTCAGCAATCTAGATCGAAAAATTTATTGGCACGATGAAGCCTACACCTCGTTAAGAATTTCTGGTTACACAACAGCAGAGTTTTTCGAACAGGTCTATACAGGTTCTTCAATAGGCATTGAGAAGCTTCAAAAATACCAGAATCCTTCCTCTGACAAAGACATTATTGATACGGTTAAGAGCTTAGCTATAGAAGACGCTCAGCATCCACCCTTCTATTACATCATATTGCGGCTTTGGATAGGATGGTTTGGCAGTTCAGTTACGATCATCCGAAGTCTGTCAGCCGTCATCAGCTTACTAGCTTTTCCTTGTGTCTATTGGCTATGCCTGGAGTTATTTGGGTCATCCCTGTCTGGATGGATCGCGATCATATTATTAGCTGTCTCGCCGTTCCAGATCGTCTACGCCCAAGAAGCACGGGAATACAGCCTATGGGCAGTAACAATCTTAGTCGCAAGCTTAGTATTCCTAAAGGCTGTACGACTTAAAACAAAATCTTATTGGAGCATCTATGCAGCGACTGTGGCTATGAGTCTTTACACCTTTTTATTCTCTTTTTTCTTTTTAATTGGTCACGGAGCCTATATAATTGCGATCGAAAAGCTTCGATTCAATAGAACAGTTAGAGCTTATTTATTGGCATCCTTTGTAGGCTTTCTAGCTTTTGTGCCTTGGTTTCTAGTTGTCATTAAAGGTACTTCTCAAATATCTAGAACAACAAGTTGGATGGGCTCTCAAGAAACACCACCGCTCAACTCGATTAAAGTTCTTGCTCAAAATATTAGCCTGACTTTTTTTGATTTATATCTCGGCCAACATTTTAAACTTGACGGCTCTGGGCTCGATCTGTTGCTCTTGCCTCTTCTAATCCTAATAGGATACTCATTTTACTTTCTCTATAATAAAGGACCAAGATCGGCTTGGTTGTTTGTTGTTTTATTGACTTGGATTATACCGTTAGCATTAATACTCCCAGATCTTTTGTTGGGAGGACGACGATCAGCATGGCCTAGATTTATTTTTCCTTGCTCTTTAGGAATTCTGTTAGCTGTTACGTACCTCTTCACCATTCAAATCTCCTCGATTTATGCTGCTAGTTCTTGGCGGCGAAGAATCTGGCAAATTGCCATAACACTCCTGATCTCAGGAGAAGTTCTATCCTGTGCAGTTCATGTGCAAGCACAAGATTGGTGGAATAAGTACGGAGGTCAGCTAATCCTTGAAACAGCCTACGTTGTTAATCAGTCTAGTCAGCCACTTTTAATTAGCGACTCTTCCGATGGCAATACGATGGGTAGCCTACTATCTCTTAGTCATCTGCTAGAACCTAAAGTGAAAGTTCAATTAATTGTTGAGCCCAGCGTCCCCATTATTTCCAGCAACTTTAGCAATATATTTCTATATCAAGCCTCTGAAGCCACAAAGCAGAAATTAAAGAACGATTACGAGATAACGCCTCTTATAGAGCCAGTTTACGAGAGCGGGGCTCTGTATCAACTTAATAGAAAGAATGAAGCGTCGAAGCCAGCAGCCAGCAGCTAG
- a CDS encoding 3'(2'),5'-bisphosphate nucleotidase CysQ, with translation MTSTFMPDLSALLPIARNAAWGAADILLEHYNGHSDLQVDEKKDGPVTAADLAVNRHLLSTLQTALGNEHFAYLSEETADVPSRFEKQWVWIIDPLDGTRDFIDRTGEFAVHIALVHQGRPVLAVVAYPMVQKLYTAVQGQGSQVETRDGTAHALQVSDRQQPEQMRLIVSRSHRDGKLDRLLAKLPKADQRAVGSIGCKFASITEQETDFYVALSGKSAPKDWDLAAPELILTEAGGQVSRFDGSLLEYNRADVSQWGGILASNGHAHNKLCALAEAALAEVT, from the coding sequence ATGACTTCAACTTTCATGCCCGATTTGTCCGCCCTGCTCCCCATCGCCCGCAACGCTGCTTGGGGCGCAGCCGATATTCTGCTGGAGCACTACAACGGCCACAGCGATTTGCAGGTAGACGAGAAGAAGGACGGCCCTGTTACGGCTGCAGATCTAGCCGTGAATCGTCATCTTCTGTCTACGCTTCAAACTGCCTTGGGCAATGAGCATTTTGCCTACCTCAGCGAGGAGACAGCTGACGTACCCAGCCGTTTTGAGAAACAGTGGGTTTGGATCATTGATCCGCTGGATGGCACTCGCGACTTTATTGACCGCACTGGCGAGTTTGCCGTTCATATTGCGCTGGTGCATCAAGGCCGTCCGGTATTGGCTGTCGTCGCTTATCCGATGGTGCAGAAGCTCTACACCGCTGTGCAAGGCCAGGGCAGTCAGGTAGAAACTCGGGATGGCACTGCTCATGCCTTGCAGGTGTCTGACCGGCAGCAGCCTGAGCAAATGCGTTTGATTGTGAGCCGCAGCCACCGGGACGGCAAGCTAGACCGCTTACTGGCCAAACTTCCAAAGGCGGACCAGCGGGCTGTTGGCAGCATTGGCTGTAAGTTCGCTTCGATCACAGAGCAGGAGACCGACTTCTACGTAGCCCTCTCTGGCAAAAGCGCACCCAAGGATTGGGATCTAGCTGCACCTGAACTAATTTTGACGGAAGCAGGTGGTCAGGTTAGCCGCTTTGACGGCAGCCTGCTGGAGTACAACCGCGCTGATGTGAGCCAATGGGGCGGCATCCTGGCCAGCAATGGCCATGCCCATAACAAGCTTTGTGCATTGGCAGAAGCAGCACTTGCAGAGGTGACATGA
- a CDS encoding oligosaccharide flippase family protein produces MLGNSLSILINRLVQSLTTFALVAAIARLLGPYELGQYLLAFGYYYIFMSIASQGLKVLFTRELSRNLEEVQLYLINGTLLQLFASLISYGILVITVFLLPYNSDTSTACYILGLMVVPFSLSNVTEAIFQAQERMYLITLSTVPVYILRLLVIIWIMQQGYTINLVSAILVLSEIFILVLQWGLLIQKINLERQINWSFMRRSIKAARTFFAIEAIAVLKDRMQLLILSLIGGEIVVGLYGAVMQLMQPFEIIAHSLALAIFPRMNKIVAAEPEKLRDLVEGVIEILLSVALPLIIGLFFLGRDLLVFVYGNPSFADADTALKIVALALVASSLMKPLSLALVASGFERINLREVSVTTSIGGLISIVLVTAYQLTGAAITALLMQLIACGQYVYPVHRRLFPIRFWHVLRYPMLASIWTLCVFLILQRITQDLLITMLTATSLYCLLIMTLSIYAFGGLNAVKAKLRRSL; encoded by the coding sequence TTGCTAGGAAACTCCCTCTCAATATTGATCAACCGGTTAGTACAAAGCCTCACCACCTTTGCATTAGTTGCAGCTATTGCTCGTCTGCTGGGACCGTATGAGTTGGGGCAATATTTGCTTGCCTTTGGCTATTACTACATCTTCATGTCTATCGCCTCTCAGGGGCTCAAGGTTCTATTTACGCGAGAACTATCACGTAATCTAGAAGAGGTACAGCTCTATCTAATCAACGGCACACTCCTACAGTTATTTGCAAGCCTTATCAGTTACGGAATATTAGTCATTACAGTATTTTTATTGCCTTATAACTCTGACACCTCTACTGCTTGCTATATCTTGGGCTTGATGGTCGTTCCCTTTTCTCTCTCCAATGTTACAGAGGCGATCTTTCAAGCGCAGGAACGCATGTACTTGATAACCCTCAGTACAGTACCTGTTTATATTTTGCGTCTACTCGTCATCATTTGGATAATGCAACAGGGCTACACTATCAACCTTGTATCCGCGATTCTAGTCCTTTCAGAAATTTTCATTCTTGTATTGCAATGGGGTCTGTTGATCCAAAAGATTAATCTAGAAAGACAGATTAATTGGAGTTTTATGCGGCGCAGCATAAAGGCTGCTCGCACTTTTTTCGCGATCGAAGCCATCGCTGTGCTCAAAGACCGAATGCAGCTGCTCATCCTCTCCTTAATAGGAGGTGAAATCGTAGTTGGACTCTACGGAGCGGTTATGCAATTGATGCAACCCTTTGAGATTATTGCTCATAGTCTTGCATTGGCTATTTTTCCAAGAATGAACAAGATAGTTGCAGCAGAGCCAGAAAAGCTGCGGGACCTTGTTGAAGGCGTCATTGAGATCTTGCTTAGTGTGGCCTTGCCACTAATCATTGGCCTGTTTTTTCTAGGGCGCGACTTATTGGTCTTTGTCTACGGCAATCCTAGCTTTGCTGATGCCGATACCGCTCTTAAGATAGTTGCCTTAGCACTTGTTGCATCATCTCTCATGAAGCCGCTCAGCTTGGCACTAGTGGCAAGTGGTTTTGAACGGATTAATCTACGTGAAGTGAGCGTCACTACTAGTATAGGGGGACTAATTAGCATAGTTCTAGTTACAGCCTATCAACTAACTGGCGCAGCTATAACAGCACTTCTCATGCAATTAATCGCTTGCGGCCAATATGTCTATCCTGTACATCGTCGTTTGTTTCCCATACGCTTCTGGCACGTTTTGCGCTACCCAATGCTAGCTAGCATATGGACTCTATGTGTGTTTCTAATCTTACAAAGAATCACTCAAGACCTTCTCATAACCATGCTTACTGCTACTTCTCTCTACTGTCTATTAATAATGACTCTCAGCATTTATGCTTTCGGAGGTCTAAATGCAGTTAAAGCTAAGTTGCGTCGTAGTTTGTAA
- a CDS encoding glycosyltransferase family 2 protein, with product MNESNQVLVSAVIPTCGRPQIVSRAVKSALAQSLSMIEVIVVVDGPDEATARHLEQINDSRLRVVVLPVNVGAAGARNAGVSEAKGNWIAFLDDDDEWLPQKLESQLQIANHSKHTFPIVYSRFIWKTAESEFIGPRRIPAPYEHLADYLFFRKSLFYGEAFVNTSTLFAKKELLLINPLDTSLRRHEDWNWVLQVSALEGVGIHFAPEPLAITNIETGRKRLSNINDWQDSLNWIRSIRSLVTPSAYSCFLLTFVGLQAASEQNWKVFWSLLREAIELGKPRPIDFLLYLLRWLIPQEVRQWLPAIFSRQRKAELRPNSPLQ from the coding sequence ATGAATGAAAGCAACCAAGTCTTAGTCAGTGCTGTAATCCCAACTTGCGGTCGGCCGCAGATTGTGTCTAGAGCAGTCAAAAGTGCCCTAGCCCAAAGCTTAAGCATGATTGAAGTCATTGTGGTTGTAGATGGCCCTGATGAAGCTACAGCTAGACACTTGGAACAAATTAATGATTCAAGATTGAGAGTAGTCGTATTGCCAGTGAATGTAGGGGCAGCAGGTGCTAGGAATGCTGGAGTTAGTGAAGCTAAGGGGAATTGGATCGCTTTTTTGGATGATGATGATGAATGGCTCCCTCAAAAGCTCGAATCTCAACTTCAAATTGCCAATCATTCAAAGCATACTTTTCCAATTGTTTATAGCCGCTTTATTTGGAAAACGGCAGAATCTGAATTCATTGGCCCCAGAAGAATACCAGCCCCTTATGAACACTTAGCTGACTATCTTTTTTTTCGGAAGTCTCTGTTCTATGGAGAAGCTTTTGTCAACACTTCCACACTCTTTGCAAAGAAAGAATTACTGCTCATAAATCCTCTCGACACAAGCTTACGCCGACATGAAGACTGGAATTGGGTGCTTCAGGTCAGTGCATTGGAAGGTGTAGGAATTCATTTCGCACCTGAACCCTTAGCGATTACTAATATAGAGACAGGGCGCAAGCGCTTAAGTAATATCAACGACTGGCAAGACTCTTTAAACTGGATTCGTTCAATTCGTTCTTTAGTGACTCCGTCTGCTTACTCGTGCTTTCTCCTAACCTTCGTGGGTTTGCAGGCAGCCTCAGAGCAAAACTGGAAGGTTTTCTGGTCTCTACTTAGGGAAGCTATAGAACTTGGTAAGCCTAGACCTATTGACTTTTTACTATATCTGTTGCGGTGGTTGATTCCTCAAGAGGTTCGACAATGGCTTCCAGCTATCTTCTCAAGACAACGTAAGGCAGAACTTAGACCGAACAGCCCGTTACAATAA
- the ntcA gene encoding global nitrogen regulator NtcA, whose translation MVVTQDRPLAAVFRQMNNGLFPPMVETFERGKTIFFPGDPAERVYFLLKGAVKLSRVYEAGEEITVALLRENSVFGVLSLITGNRSDRFYHSVAFTPVELVSVPIEQVEKALKEDPELSMVLLRGLSSRILQTEMMIETLAHRDMGSRLVSFLLILCRDFGVPGAEGVTVDLKLSHQAIAEAIGSTRVTVTRLLGDLRKQKMISIHKKKITVHNPVLLGRRFT comes from the coding sequence ATGGTTGTGACCCAAGATCGGCCTCTAGCGGCGGTTTTCCGCCAGATGAACAATGGTCTATTTCCGCCGATGGTGGAAACCTTCGAGCGGGGTAAGACAATCTTTTTCCCGGGTGACCCAGCGGAGCGAGTTTACTTTCTGCTCAAGGGAGCGGTCAAGCTTTCGCGGGTCTATGAAGCAGGTGAAGAAATCACCGTCGCCTTGCTACGCGAAAACAGTGTCTTCGGCGTGCTGTCTCTGATTACGGGCAACCGCTCTGACCGCTTCTATCACTCTGTGGCCTTCACCCCGGTGGAACTGGTTTCAGTGCCGATTGAGCAGGTGGAGAAAGCGCTCAAGGAAGACCCAGAACTCTCAATGGTGTTGCTGCGTGGCCTCTCCTCGCGCATTTTGCAAACCGAGATGATGATTGAGACCCTGGCCCACCGCGATATGGGCTCTCGTCTGGTGAGCTTCTTGCTGATCCTCTGCCGTGACTTTGGTGTGCCGGGCGCAGAGGGCGTCACCGTGGATCTGAAGCTCTCGCACCAAGCCATTGCTGAGGCTATTGGCTCTACGCGAGTTACCGTCACTCGGCTGCTGGGCGACTTGCGTAAGCAAAAGATGATCTCAATTCATAAGAAAAAGATCACGGTCCATAATCCAGTGCTGCTGGGCCGCCGTTTCACCTAA
- a CDS encoding glycosyltransferase family 4 protein, whose amino-acid sequence MNSLRILMLGASLDQNGGIATLEKLILKHTPSNIEIQHVTSHDEGSILHRVIVFTKALLALLWRLLRRDVDLVHIHLSDGGSLLRKAMLTLLASLFRIPVLMHANGAEFHFTYASLPKGAQQCLSSIFRQCRGFIAVTQLWKDYYITNLGLNEEQVFVLPNPAELPAQVPNRTGVTKIKLIFCGRIGQRKGAFDLIRAFAQLPDELKQNSQLILAGDGEIEEGQQLAITLNVQNSITFLGWVNAETRDALLTEADVFILPSYNEGLPLALIEAMGWGLPVITTPVSGIPELVTSTENGLLVEPGDIQQLSEAMQALIKDEALRLALGSAARKTVAPLDVKNFFCRLTEIYRLVVAKRYSSSAQATL is encoded by the coding sequence ATGAACTCATTAAGGATCTTAATGCTGGGCGCTAGCCTGGATCAGAACGGGGGTATAGCAACTCTCGAAAAGCTCATCTTAAAGCACACGCCTTCTAATATCGAGATCCAACACGTCACTAGTCATGATGAAGGCAGCATTCTGCATCGAGTCATAGTCTTCACTAAAGCTCTATTAGCTTTACTGTGGAGACTGCTACGTCGAGACGTTGATCTTGTGCATATTCATCTGTCAGATGGTGGTAGTCTCTTGCGCAAAGCGATGCTAACCCTCTTAGCTTCTCTGTTTCGCATACCCGTGTTGATGCATGCTAACGGAGCTGAATTTCATTTTACTTATGCTAGCCTCCCTAAAGGAGCACAGCAGTGTTTAAGTAGTATATTTCGCCAATGTCGCGGCTTTATTGCTGTTACCCAACTCTGGAAAGATTATTACATCACCAATTTGGGTTTGAACGAGGAACAAGTTTTCGTTCTACCCAATCCGGCAGAACTACCGGCTCAAGTTCCCAACCGCACGGGCGTCACTAAAATTAAGCTGATTTTCTGTGGACGGATTGGACAGCGGAAGGGAGCCTTTGATTTAATCAGAGCATTTGCCCAATTGCCTGATGAACTTAAACAAAACTCTCAACTGATTCTGGCTGGTGATGGTGAGATCGAGGAAGGACAACAACTAGCAATAACCCTTAATGTCCAGAACTCCATCACTTTTCTCGGCTGGGTTAACGCAGAGACCCGTGATGCGCTGTTAACAGAAGCAGATGTATTTATCTTGCCCTCCTATAACGAGGGTCTGCCACTAGCCTTAATCGAAGCAATGGGTTGGGGCTTACCTGTAATCACTACACCAGTGTCTGGCATCCCGGAACTAGTGACCTCAACAGAGAATGGTTTATTAGTTGAACCCGGTGATATTCAACAACTATCCGAGGCAATGCAAGCCTTGATTAAGGATGAGGCTTTAAGGCTAGCCTTAGGAAGCGCTGCCCGGAAAACTGTTGCTCCACTTGATGTAAAAAACTTCTTCTGCCGCTTGACTGAGATCTACCGCTTAGTTGTAGCAAAACGCTATTCAAGTTCAGCTCAAGCAACTTTGTAA
- a CDS encoding WecB/TagA/CpsF family glycosyltransferase, whose product MKITIGGAKIDKYSFDEVVERIVEHSLSGGLPEYVVTPNAQHILTLQKDTYFREIYDKAFLSVPDGVPLLWAAKILKTPLKGRVNGTDLFERLSCVAAEKGLRVFLLGGRPGAADKASEILRARHPNIKIVGTYCPAYGFESKPTELALINSKIQAAAPHILFVGLGAPKQEYWIYNNYQKLGVPISVGIGVSFELVAGMVQRAPLWMQKRGLEWLFRLIVEPKRLWQRYVIGNPRFIWLIFRQRLAVSRLNWRSF is encoded by the coding sequence ATGAAGATCACGATTGGTGGCGCCAAGATTGATAAATACAGTTTCGACGAAGTGGTTGAGCGCATTGTCGAGCATAGCCTTTCGGGAGGTCTACCAGAATATGTTGTTACTCCTAACGCACAGCATATTCTGACCCTCCAAAAAGACACTTATTTCCGTGAGATTTATGATAAAGCTTTCTTGTCAGTGCCAGATGGGGTCCCGCTACTATGGGCAGCTAAGATTTTAAAAACTCCCTTGAAGGGCCGAGTCAATGGGACAGATTTATTTGAGAGGCTTTCTTGCGTCGCGGCGGAGAAAGGGTTGAGAGTATTTTTGCTAGGCGGTCGCCCTGGCGCAGCAGACAAAGCGAGTGAAATTCTTCGGGCACGGCATCCAAACATCAAAATTGTTGGTACTTATTGTCCAGCTTACGGGTTTGAGTCAAAGCCAACAGAATTGGCTTTGATTAACAGCAAAATCCAAGCGGCGGCTCCTCATATTCTCTTCGTGGGTTTAGGAGCCCCCAAACAGGAGTATTGGATATACAACAATTATCAAAAGCTTGGGGTTCCCATTTCAGTTGGCATTGGAGTCAGCTTTGAGCTCGTAGCTGGCATGGTGCAAAGGGCACCGCTCTGGATGCAGAAGAGAGGTCTAGAATGGCTTTTCCGCCTAATTGTTGAGCCAAAGCGTCTGTGGCAACGCTACGTTATTGGAAACCCCCGCTTTATCTGGTTAATATTTCGGCAGCGGCTCGCTGTCTCTAGGTTGAATTGGAGATCATTTTAG